Sequence from the Actinomycetota bacterium genome:
CCCCTCTAGGGGGGAGGTATGACCGACCCGCTCGACCTGACGACGATCCGCGAGCGGATCGCGGCCTATACCCCCGACGACGGACTGGCGGAGCACGCCGAGTGGGTCGCTGCCACGGCGCTGATCCTGCACGAGGCCGAGGAGGGCGTGCCGGAGATCCTGTTCATGGAACGGACGGAGCGCCCCGGGGACCGCTGGTCGGGGCAGATGGCGCTCCCCGGTGGGCGACGCGAACCCATCGACTCCGATCTCGACGCCACGGCACGTCGCGAGACGCTCGAGGAGGTCGGCATCGCGCTCGGGCCGGCAGTGGGCCGCCTCGACGACCTGCTCGGCCGCTCCGGAACGGCCGTGGTCGCGACCTACGTCTACGCCGTCGATCAGCGTCCCGAACTGCGCCCCGATCCGCGTGAGGTCGCCACCACGGTGTGGATCCCCGTCCCCCACCTGCTCGACGCGGCGTCGGTCGTGGACCACCGCTACATGGGGATGGGACCGTTCCCGGGGGTGCTGTTCGACCGCTACACCGTGTGGGGCCTGACGCTGCGCACCCTGCAGAACTTCTTCTCGGCGCTGCAGCTGCCACCGCCCCCGTGGAGCGCGTAACCGTCAGCCGCGGACGCGCACGACTTTGTCGACCGCCTTGCCGAAGCGGCGCTCGCGACGCTGGTACTCGCGCACCGCCTTCTCGAGCTCGAGCCGGTTGAAGTCGGGCCACAGCGTCTCGGTGAAGATCAGCTCGGCGTAGGCCGCCTGCCACAGCAGGAAGTTGCTGAGGCGTTGTTCCCCCGATGTGCGGATGAGCAGATCCACCGCAGGCATCTCGGGTTCGTACAGACGCGCCGCGAAGGCGCGATCGTCGATGCGCTTCACCTCGCCGGCAGCGTGGTCGCGGGCGAGCTGTCGGGCCGCGTCGACGAGCTCCGCGTGACCTCCGTAGTTGAACGCGACGTAGAGCGTCATGCGCGTGTTGTCGGCGGTGAGCGCCTCGGTGTCCTCCATCATCCTGACGAGCCGCTTCGGGACGGGCCGTCGGCGCCGACCGACGAACCGAACGCGCACGTCGCGGTCGTCGAGCTCGGTGGCGCGTCGCCGCAGCAACGACTCGTTGAAGTTCATCAGGAACTTCACCTCGGAGGCGGGGCGTTTCCAGTTCTCGGTGGAGAACGCGAACACGGTCAGCGCCCCGATCCCCAGCTCCAGCGCACCTTCGACCGTGTCGAACAGCGCCTCCTCCCCCGCCTCGTGCCCCGCGTTGCGCGACAGCCCGCGCTGGTTCGCCCAGCGTCCGTTGCCGTCCATGATGATCGCGACGTGGTCGGGGATGGCCTCGGGGTCCAGAGGGATGACCGAGCTCACACGCGCCTCTCGTTCGGTCACCCGAGCCTACTGCCGCCTCGCCCACCTCCCCGCCCCGCCGGTCAACCGCCCGCTATCCCGAACTTGGATACCTGGGCACGTCTGACTGCATCCAAGTATTCAAGTTCCGGGCGGAGCCGATGGTGGGTCAGCGCGGCACGAGCGGGTAGCTCTTGAGCTGACGGTCGAAGTGGTGCTCGACGTAGGCGCGCACGAACGCGGCCGCGGTCCGGCGCGCGCCGAGCTGCTCGGCTGCCGCGGGCAGCGCGGCCCACTCGTTGGACGCCAGCAACCGCACCACCTCGATGGTCGTGGCGTCGAGCGCCTTGGTCCCCGGCGGGGCGCAGTCGGCACACAGCATCCCGCCACGGGAGACGTGCAGGAACGGGTGGGGGCCGGGGGCGCGGCACTGCGAGCACGCGTCGGTGAACAGGTGGAACCCCGACGCGCTCGCGAGCCGCAGCAGGAACGCGTCGAGGAAGATCGCCGGGTACGGGGGTTGTGCAGCCAGCGCCTGCAACCCCGCGCGCAGCAGCAGGAAGACCCGGTGGTTGCGTTCACCCTCCTGGGCGACGCGGTCGACCGCCTCGGCCATGGTCGCGGCCGCCGCGGACAGGGCGTAGTCCTCTCGCACCTGTGCGAACGGCTCGATCAGTTCAGCCTGGGTGACGACGTCGAGGTTGCGGCCCTCGTACAGCTGCAGGTCGACGTGGCTGTAGGACTCGAGCCGCCCACCGAAGCGTGAACCGGGGCGCCGGACCCCCTTGGCGACCGCACGCACGATGCCGCGACCCTGCGTCAGCAGGTTCAGGATGCGGTCGGTCTCGCCCAGCTTGTAGGTCCGCAGGACGATGCCCTGATCACGGTAGACCCCCATCCTCCGAAGGTACCCCCCACCCCGCCCACCACCCGCGACCCACGCCACGACCACGACCGAGGCTGGCTGCGGCATCGCGTAGGCGGAACTTGACCTCAGAGGTACAGGATCACCTACACGGATGCGGTGGCGGGTCAGAGGAGGGGCCAGGGGAAGGGACGGGGGCCGGCGGGGTCGGGGAGGGCATCGAGCCGGATCACGGCCTCGGCACGGCGACGCAGGGCGTCGATCTCGAGGGGGTCGAGGAGCCCGGCGCGGCGCGCCCCGACCCCGTCGCCACCTCCACGCAGATCACGTGCGAGTCGGCCCGTGTCATCGACCAGGTCCGACGGCAGCGGCTCGCCGGCGAACTCCCAAGCGACCGTGCGCAGCTTGGGTTCACGGTGGAAGCACACGCCGTGGTCGACGAGCCACACGCGGCCGTCGGCATCGCGCAGGACGTGACCGCCCTTGCGGTCGGCGTTGTTGATCAGTAGATCGAACACGACCATGCGGCGGAGCTGGTCGAGGATCTGCTCGTCGCCCCGTTCGAGCAGCGCGAAGTAGTGCTCCTCGGGGTCGTGGGGTACGTGCAGCTGGATGCTGCCGGGGCCGAGCGGGCCCTCCTCGCGGATCACCGTCACCGGCACCGCGTCCCACCCCAGCGACCGGCTCACCTCGTACGCGGCGACCTCGCGCCGGTACAGCGTCCCCTCGGGGAAGTCCCACAACGGTGCCTCGCCTCGCCTGGGCTTGTACACCGCGCGGATGCCGTCGCCGAGCTCGCACAGCAGCGTGGCGTTGGAGGCCGCGACGAAACGCTCCACCGGCTCCAGTGGCCGGTGCCGGAGCAGCTCCGCGACGTCGCGGTCAGCGAGAGAGTCGACCATGGCCGTTCGTGGCGGGGCAGACGTGCCCACCTTCCTCCTCGGGGCGTCCGCACAGGTGGCAGCGAGGGCGCCCCTCGGCCACGATCTCGATCGCGTGAGCCGCGAGACGCCGCGTGAGATCGCGATCGAGCCACACGCGGACCACCTCCGGCTCCTCGTCCTCGGGTGCCAGCTCGGCCACTTCGACGATGATGCTCTGGGCCCGGTCGTCGACCGCGGTCCTGATCTCGCCCACGGTCCAGACCGGCTCGACAGGCAGGCGCAGCGCCATGGCGTCGCGGTCCCAGTCGGTCGCCGGCTCGTCGTCGAGCGTGGCGAGGAGGTCGACGAGGACGTGCGCGAGCGCATCCACCTGGAGCTTCTCGAGCTTCACCGTGACGTGGTGATCCTCGTCCTCCGCCTGGAGGTAGAAGGTGCGGTCTCCGGCTTGTCCCGTGTACCCCGCCGTCACGTGGAACGGATCGGTCAGCTCGGCGAGGATCACCGCAGGTCCCGCAGGTGACCGGTGTCGTTCAGTCCGAGCAGGCGTGTCGCGCCGGTCGGGTCGAGCTGCAACGTCGTGAGCGACGCGGGCGAGACCTCGAGCCGCTGGAGGTGATCGAGGTGCAGTCCGATGTAGTGTGCGACGACCGCCTTGATCGTGTCGGCGTGGCTGACACACACGATCGTGTCGTCGCCGTGCTCACGCACCAGCCCCTCGAC
This genomic interval carries:
- a CDS encoding SCO1664 family protein codes for the protein MVDSLADRDVAELLRHRPLEPVERFVAASNATLLCELGDGIRAVYKPRRGEAPLWDFPEGTLYRREVAAYEVSRSLGWDAVPVTVIREEGPLGPGSIQLHVPHDPEEHYFALLERGDEQILDQLRRMVVFDLLINNADRKGGHVLRDADGRVWLVDHGVCFHREPKLRTVAWEFAGEPLPSDLVDDTGRLARDLRGGGDGVGARRAGLLDPLEIDALRRRAEAVIRLDALPDPAGPRPFPWPLL
- a CDS encoding DUF3090 domain-containing protein; protein product: MILAELTDPFHVTAGYTGQAGDRTFYLQAEDEDHHVTVKLEKLQVDALAHVLVDLLATLDDEPATDWDRDAMALRLPVEPVWTVGEIRTAVDDRAQSIIVEVAELAPEDEEPEVVRVWLDRDLTRRLAAHAIEIVAEGRPRCHLCGRPEEEGGHVCPATNGHGRLSR
- the uppS gene encoding di-trans,poly-cis-decaprenylcistransferase — translated: MDGNGRWANQRGLSRNAGHEAGEEALFDTVEGALELGIGALTVFAFSTENWKRPASEVKFLMNFNESLLRRRATELDDRDVRVRFVGRRRRPVPKRLVRMMEDTEALTADNTRMTLYVAFNYGGHAELVDAARQLARDHAAGEVKRIDDRAFAARLYEPEMPAVDLLIRTSGEQRLSNFLLWQAAYAELIFTETLWPDFNRLELEKAVREYQRRERRFGKAVDKVVRVRG
- the recO gene encoding DNA repair protein RecO; the encoded protein is MGVYRDQGIVLRTYKLGETDRILNLLTQGRGIVRAVAKGVRRPGSRFGGRLESYSHVDLQLYEGRNLDVVTQAELIEPFAQVREDYALSAAAATMAEAVDRVAQEGERNHRVFLLLRAGLQALAAQPPYPAIFLDAFLLRLASASGFHLFTDACSQCRAPGPHPFLHVSRGGMLCADCAPPGTKALDATTIEVVRLLASNEWAALPAAAEQLGARRTAAAFVRAYVEHHFDRQLKSYPLVPR
- a CDS encoding CoA pyrophosphatase, with translation MTDPLDLTTIRERIAAYTPDDGLAEHAEWVAATALILHEAEEGVPEILFMERTERPGDRWSGQMALPGGRREPIDSDLDATARRETLEEVGIALGPAVGRLDDLLGRSGTAVVATYVYAVDQRPELRPDPREVATTVWIPVPHLLDAASVVDHRYMGMGPFPGVLFDRYTVWGLTLRTLQNFFSALQLPPPPWSA